The Ochotona princeps isolate mOchPri1 chromosome 17, mOchPri1.hap1, whole genome shotgun sequence genome segment CTTGGCTTTAGTCTCCCCTattcctggccattgctgctatttagggagtaaacctgtAGAATAAAcctgtctcactctgcctttacataaataaatatttttttaaagaatagaaaaCTAAAAGACACACACTTTTAACCACCACACTTACCCATTGTCTCCTCGCCAGTTCCCTGCCTCTCTGTCACAAAGATTGTAGCAATAGCAACCCCTTACAGCACCCCTGTGTTAGCAGATTCAACAAGTGGAGAGAACCCTGTAGCCCTTCCTAATAAACAAGTGGTCCAGGTTCTGAGCGTACCTGAGGTTGagaccctgccctggctcccccaAACTCACCCAACCCTTGCTTACCACCTGCCACTGATCTTTATGGCCCCTGGCAGGGGCATGGGTACTCTGTCGGCAGCATCCATGTTTGAGGGCAGGAACGGAAGGAGATGCAAGTGTAGAGTCTGATCCTAGTATCTAGAGGGTGGGAAGATACCCATCTTTATCTGATAACAGCTGGGAGTCTGGATGCCAGTAGGTGCGTTCCCCACAACCAGCTCCCATGGGGCTGTGAGCAGGCCAGTCTCTTTCCTTCAGCCTCACTTTTCTCATCCACAAAGTGGGGATTCATCATTGCACCTGGCAGAGTGGTTGATGGCATTTAGCCTGGAGATGAAATAGCTAGTTAAGCTGCCCTGGAGCCACACTGGAGTCCCTGGGTTGACTGGCCTGACTCAGTccctaatgcagaccctgggaagcagccctgATGGTGAtggtaattgggttcctgcctgcACTCCCTCCTGCCACCGTCACCCCCCcctcaggagacctggattgcattcctacTTCTTGGCTTCAGTCAAAGGGACATTGCGGGCATCCGGGGAGTGAGTCcgaggatgggagctctctttcttgtctgtctctctacttctccTATAAATCAGTTTCCCCCCAAAGATATAAAATAGAGGTAGTGATTTACAAAGGGTCGAGTGACCCTAACTCGTTACTCAGAGGGGTGCTGTTATCCTTATCttgcagggggtggggagctggaCATGGTGTAGGGTGGGGGTGGTGACCAATGCTGCTTCTGTTCTTTCCCAAATCCTTGTGAAGGAAACAGCTACATGATCCAGCGGAAGGACTGGGATTTGTCTGAGTACAGTTACAAGGACCCCGAGGACGAGGGGAACTTCTATATTGGTATGTGCAGCTGTGGGTCCCATTTGGTAATGGGGCAGCCCAGACTGTGGCATACTGACCCATTTGCCTTCAGTGCCTGGTGGGAGAGCGAGGGTGGAATGTGGTGGAACCAGTGGCATTCAGTTCGGTGAGCACACACTTAGTAAGCAGTAAGCCTGAgtatgccaggccctgctctaaAGTTACAAATGCAAAGCTCCCAGCACACAGGGAGGACTGGGGACTAGAGGTGGGGGCACATGGCTGCTGGGCATCCAGGGTCCACTTTCTTACCCATATTGGAATAAAGGGTAATAGGGGATAGGCTACTCTATGGGGCCAGAGTAACGGGGGACAAAGCTTCCTTGGGCCTGGATTGAGCTTCTTTCCCTTATCCCAGGGTACACAGTGCAGGTTGGCAGTGCCATCCTGCACCCCACGAACATCACCATTGTAACAGGTGCCCCGCGGCACCGGCATATGGGCGCTGTCTtcttgctgagccaggaggtagGCGGAGATCTGCGCAGGAGGCAGGTGCTGGAAGGCACCCAGGTGGGCGCCTATTTTGGCAGTGCCATTGCCCTGGCAGACCTGAACAACGATGGGTGAGAATCTGAGGACAACCTCTGGGCCAGGgagagaggtggggtggggacgGACTTGTGCGAGCCAGCTTAGGGTCTTGGAGGTTTTGCAATTGTGCATTTGTTTGCCCACTGTTTGCAGAGAGTTGTGACTGGAAGTCTGGGTATTTGCGTGTCATTTGCATGACACCTGCATTTGTTTATGCCTGTGCCTAAGGCTCCTTTGGATGTGGGCTGCTTGGGGTGGTCTCTGCCTGCATTGTATTTACCACTTGGGGGAGGAGGTTCTATTAGCCTTGCCATGTTCTCATACCTATGGCTGGGTACTGCTTGCACAGCCACGTGCCTTACCATAATCATGCCTGTTAAACAGAAGTGACGCTGTTCCTTCTCACATTCCTGTTCCTTCTCctctcctgtgcaggtggcaggaccTCTTGGTGGGTGCTCCCTACTACTTCGAGCGGAAGGAGGAGATAGGGGGAGCCATCTATGTCTTCATGAATCAGGCAGGCACTTCCTTCTCTGCCCAGCCTTCTCTCCTTCTTCACGGCCCCAGTCGCTCTGCCTTCGGCTTCTCTGTGGCCAGCATCGGTGACATTAACCAAGATGGATTCCAGGGTAAGAGCcagtgcccctcccccagcctccccacTGACCTAATGCCAGCAGCATTCCAGGATTGACAGGGCTCACAGAGGCAACCGGGCTGCGGAGCCTAGAGCAATGCTAGAGAGGAGGggatggaaagcagcagaggcaagCCCAGTGTTGTCTGTGGTGCAATTGCAGCAACAATGGTTGGACTttttaagtcttttaaaatattttatttgaaaagcagagtggcagaaacTGGAGGAGATAGAGAAAAGACATGGGGGtaccatctgggtcccccatgtggatgcaggggcacaggcactactgggccatcctctactgttttcccaggtgcattagcagggagctgcatcggaagtggagctCACTTTGGCATGGCAGTGTCACAGAGGGTGGCTTCTTAGCCGGCTTAAAGTTTTAAGTTTTGACACTGCAAGTCCTCTAAGTGTCACTATTTTAATTCCCACCTTGGTATAAGACAAGACATGCTTAAATATCCTGGACTCATTGGTCATGGGCCTCTGGGttttctgagtctgtgttctcaTCTACAAAGTGGGGACAATACCACACACCCTGCAGCATTCTTGAGGGTGTTAAATGGTTGACAGCATCCTGGCAGAGTCCCCAGCAGGGACTGTATCACCTGGCTGGAAGCTGCCATTAGAAGAGCTAGGATGGGTGTTGGGCGCAGCCAttgggctgctgcttctcacGCCCACAACCTGTGTCAGAGTAcctgtgttcaagtcctggctctgcttctgattccagcttcctgctaatgtgcaccctgggagacagtggatgatggcttaggtacttggatccctgccaccagtgtgggagatacAGACTGAGTTTCTAGCTTCAGCCTTTCACTGGACCAGCACCACCAGCTGGGAATTTAGGAAGAGAACCAGCCAATACAAGatcttgtctttgtctctcttcctttgcaataaaaaaatgaagaggcTGAGCTAGGGTGTTGGGGGTGGTGGTAAAggcattttgttttctctgcctgcctggatTACTCAGAATACTGCCTGGCAGGGCGAGGCCAGTGTCAGGCTAAAGGATCGACAGGAGGAGCTGTGAGCCCTCAAGGACCCATGTGAccatctcctctcctcttccccagaCATTGCTGTGGGAGCTCCGTTCGAGGGCCTGGGCAAAGTATACATTTACCACAGCAGCTCCGGGGGCCTTCTCAGACAGCCCCAACAGGTACGGATGGACAGGAATGCACCTGCTGCCCATTCAGATATCCCCTCCCTCACCCCATCCTTGTTGTCCCTGGGCCTCCCCCACCACTTTCCCTTGCCCTCCACCACAGGTAATCGATGGAGAGAAGCTGGGACTGCCTGGCCTGTCCACCTTTGGCTATTCCCTGAGTGGGCAGATGGATGTGGACGAGAACTTCTACCCCGACCTACTGGTCGGGAGCCTGTCGGACCGCATTGTGCTGCTGCGGTGAGCCTGGGGCTGGTGGACAGGCTCTTTTCTTGCCTCTCCCCCTGTGTGCACAGAGACCTGTGCCTGTCCTTCATGGGTAGCAGGCTCTCGGAAGCCCAGAGCGGTGGCTTTGGGCAGGTGGGAAGTACTGATATCTGTCTGGTTCTGTCATCTGTGCAGGGCCCGGCCTGTTATCAACATCCTCCATCGGACCTTGGTGGCCAGGCCAGCAGTACTGGACCCCACGCTTTGCACAGCAACCTCCTGGTGAGCTCCTTGGGACCCCACTGTGCCCGCTACTCCTCCTCATGTATTGCAGGCTTGGGAAGAGGGCCCAGTTTCCTCAAAACTTGCCTTTTGCGGTGTGGTTCTGAGGTCAGCCTAGCTTCCCCTTgctaaaaagtaaatttttttttgtaggaggcagcagatgaatcGGGGAGGGGGACAGGCAGGCAGTAGGGTATGGTGGTTGGGGTGGGCGCTGTGGGCTAcccagtccaagtcccagctgtaccATTGCAGGCACAGCACTGGACTGTGGGTTGTGAGGTCCTGGAGGAAGAGGGACTAGGGGAACACTAAGGTGGCTGGATGTGAGGAAGGCAGGAGAGTCACCTTGGGCAACTTATTGGCCTCTGAGTCTCAGATTTCCTTGCCTGTAAAGCAAAGTTCATGACTAATTTACAGGGCCGCTGACATAATTAAATGAGATTATTTACCAAAAGTCCTTCAAACGGCACCCCAAACACCCCACCTGCTCAGAAATGTTAGTGGCTCAGAAAATAATCATATTGACAGCTGTGACCCCAATGGGGCTGTACTGAGATGAGGATGCAGGGGCAAAAGGCAAATAGAGCTGGGGGCAAAGCAGCAGGGGGTAGAGAGTAGCAAGAGACCCAGGGCTCCAGAGTGGGCAGGGCCACGAGCCTCCTGATGGCTCCAGACAAGGCCCTCTGCTcgttgggcctcagtttcccctttgtGACCTctcaccctgcttcccaccctcctgtacaccccatcccctccccctcccagtgTGCAGGTGGAGCTGTGCTTTGCTTACAACCAGAGTGCGGGAAACCCCAACTATAGACGAAACATCAGTGAGTTCTGGggtgcagggagagggggagCGCGTGCACCCAGCTGCCCGCTGACCACTACCCTGtgtgcctgcagccctggcctaCACGCTGGAGGCTGACCGTGACCGCCGCCCGCCCCGCCTCCGCTTTGCGCGCAGCCAGTCAGCCGTCTTCCACGGTTTCTTCTCCATGCCAGAGATGCGCTGCCAAACGTTGGAGCTGCTCCTGATGGTGAGGCAGGAGAGTGGGGGCTGGAGCGGACTTCTGGATTCCCTAGGGCGGGGAGAGGGGTCTCTGCAGTCGCAGAAGCGAGGGACATTGGTGTGGAAGGATGCAGTGTCTGCATCTCTCAGGGAAGGTGAGGGAACTCCTAACTCAGTTCTGGGAGAAGCGGGGGCCACCAGGCCTGAAGGGGAGAGAGCTCTGCCTGGGGACTCCTTAGGACCACTAGGGACAACTGAGGAAAAGGAGTCCCGGCTCCATTTTGGGGAATGGCATCTAGAGATCAGGGGGTTTCAGTCACACCAGGAGACAGATTTGGCGGGCAGCTCCTTCATGGGACACGGGTGGTGTGGGGACCCCTCTCGGGCTCAGCGAGACCTCCCTCCCCAGGACAACGTCCGTGACAAACTCCGCCCCATCGTCATCTCCATGAACTACTCTTTACCCCTGCGCTTGCCCGAGCGCCCCCGCTTGGGGCTGCGATCTCTGGACGCCTACCCGGTCCTCAACCAGGCGCAAGCTTTGGAGAACCACACGGAGGTGCGCAGGGGCCCGCCCTGGCTTGGGAGAAGGGGCGCTGTGCGGGGCGTTAAGGATGAGGCCGTATGCTTCCCTTCACGCCCCCGGCCACTCCCAGGTCCAGTTCCAGAAGGAGTGCGGGCCGGACAACAAGTGCGACAGCAACCTGCAGATGCGGGCGGCCTTCGTTTCCGAGCAGGGGCAGCAGCTGAGCAGGTGGGGCCTCACGGATTGGCTAAGAGCGGGATGGGGCCTCGTTGGCCAACAAGGCTTGGGGGACGGGGCTTGCCAGCTCAGAGAGGCCTTAGGGCCGCTAAGGTGGATGACCACAAAGGTGATTTTCTTTAGACAAGAGGGCAGGGCCTAGCCCGTGCAGGCCCAGGAGGTTTTCCTCCCCGGGGTTGGGGTGATGAGTGAGTCTACTCCCTCTGGTCGGCCCGGGGAGTGGGGCCTCGAGAGCTGGGGTGGACAGGAGGCGGGGCGCTGGGCTGAGGCAGGGTCCCCTCCCTTCAGGCTCCAGTACAGCAGAGACGTCCGCAGATTGCTCCTGAGCATCAACGTGACCAACATCCCCAGCCGGGAGCGCGCCGGGGAGGACGCACACGAGGCCTTGCTCACTCTGGAAGTGCCACCTGCCCTGTTGCTGTCCTCAGTGCGCCCGGTGAGCACTCATACTCGCACCCCCTTATATGCATGCCCTTTGTGGCTCTCCTTGGCCAGGGgccacccagccctgggctgtgccTCTTGGTTTGCTGTAGCTTCTCAAGTCTCGGTGCGGGGTGGGGGTAGTAAGGGGTAAGGGGGTTGAGCCCTGCATGGGTAGTAAGGGGTAAGGGGGTTGAGCCCTGCATCCCGTGAAGACCGAAGACAGCCCCTAACCCGAGCccacttcttttctttcctcaggCGGGGACCTGTCAAGCTAATGAGACCATCCTTTGCGAGCTGGGGAACCCCTTCAAGCGCAACCAGAGGGTAAGCCGGGGCCACATCCTCCCAACCCAGGCTGGCTGCCAAGCTGCTACTCCGTATCACTTCCAGTCCTtgttcctgtcccacctgcttcGCAGACTTccttgaagccaagagccttagTGTGACACAgagccccctcccttcccctaccCCCATGCGGGTGGAGACCCAAAAGGAGGCAGGAAGAGACTCTAGGTCTGAGATAAAAACAAGCAGCTGGCGAACTGTGCACACAGCTGCAACAGGTGGAGGGGAGGAAGCCATTGTGGCTGTGCACTTGCCTCaagccagccctgggcagccacctgccccagccagccctgAACGCCTGCCCCAGCCAGGTGAGCTtgacctgcttctgctgattATCTCCCCCTGCATCTGGCCCTGTGACAGATGGAGCTGCTCATTGCCTTCGAAGTTATCGGGGTGACATTACACACAAGGGACCTCGAGATCCAGCTGCAGCTCTCCACGTGAGTGACCCAAAGAAGCAAGACTGGGGGCTGGGCTGCGGGGTCCTGGGCCTCCTGcctagctcctgccttccttccccaGGTCAAGTCACCAGGACAACCTGCAGCCTGTGACCTTGAGTCTGCTGGTGGACTACACACTCCAGGCCTCACTCAGCATGTGGGTACTGCTCCCCTGTGTCCACTCCCAGCCTGCTGGCCCAGGCCAGACTCTCCTGGTCCCCAGAGTGTCCCCTCAGCTCCTCTGCCCCTTCTCTTGGTCTGATACCCTCTGTTTGCTGTTAGAGGGGGCTTCAGTGAGCCAGACTTGGCACCTGCCCCGCCGGCCTCTGCCCAGCCTCCTGTGCCCTGTGACTCTTGCATTTCTCTTATTAGGGTGAATCACCGGCTACAAAGCTTCTTTGGGGGGACAGTGATGGGAGAGGCTGCCATGAAAACCACGGAGGATGTGGGAAGCCCCCTCAAGTATGAATTTCAGGTACGGGAGCCTTTAGGGTTCTGGTCTGGGGACCCCTGGGGAAGTCAAGGGGAGAGGGGTTCCTTTGGAGGCTGGAGCTTGAAGGAGAGCGGGCTACAGAGATGGAAGTGGTTTGCAGGGTGATAATGACCATATTTCTTGTGCCAACAGGTGGGCCCCATGGGAGAgggcctggctgccctggggaccCTCATTCTAGGTCTGGAGTGGCCCTATGAAGTTGCCAATGGCAAGTGGCTGCTGTACCCTGCCGAGATCACCATCCATGGCAATGGGTCATGGCCCTGCCAACCACCTGGGGACCTTGTTAATCCTCTgaatctcactctctctgtaagttCACCATCAGGGTCTTCCCTTTGCATCTCATTTGCATCGCATCTCATTTGCATTACATGTACTTGGCGGGCTGCAGGACAGAAAGGCCCCTCTCTCCCCTCACAGCCCCTACCCCACCCCTAGAAGCTGACAACTGTCTGTCCcgccccttctccctgccccctctccttttcttcctctgccttcccagcaaaAATCTCTTCCCCCTTCAGGACCCTGGGGACAAGCCACCATCCCCACAGCGCAGACGGCGCCAGCTGGACCCAGGGGGAGATCAGAGCCTGCCGCCTGTCACTCTTGCTGCTGCCAAAAAAGCGAAGTCTGAGACTGTGCTGGTGAGAGGATGGCACCCTCCTGTCCTGGGGTATGGGGCACCAAGGGACGTGTAGAGTAGGGCAGAGAGGGCCCCCGTTCAAAAGAGCCCCAGCGGATGAGGCCACATGGACCCCTGCCCTTGGGAGcttccagagagagagatgtaccTCCTGCCCTTAGAGGGCACCCCACTCTGATGGGGACCCAAAGGAGGAGATactggctgcagcccaggggcCCCAACTGTTGGGAGCCACAGG includes the following:
- the ITGA3 gene encoding integrin alpha-3, encoding MGPGTRRVPAAPRPILCALALMVAAGGRLASAFNLDTRFLVVKEARNPSSLFGYSVALHRQTERQQRYLLLAGAPRDLAVPADGYTNRTGAVYLCPLTAQKDDCERMDITEKSDPDHHIIEDMWLGVTVASQGPAGRVLVCAHRYTQVLWSGLEDQRRMVGKCYVRGNDLELDPSDDWQTYHNEMCNSNTDYLETGMCQLGTSGGFTQNTVYFGAPGAYNWKGNSYMIQRKDWDLSEYSYKDPEDEGNFYIGYTVQVGSAILHPTNITIVTGAPRHRHMGAVFLLSQEVGGDLRRRQVLEGTQVGAYFGSAIALADLNNDGWQDLLVGAPYYFERKEEIGGAIYVFMNQAGTSFSAQPSLLLHGPSRSAFGFSVASIGDINQDGFQDIAVGAPFEGLGKVYIYHSSSGGLLRQPQQVIDGEKLGLPGLSTFGYSLSGQMDVDENFYPDLLVGSLSDRIVLLRARPVINILHRTLVARPAVLDPTLCTATSCVQVELCFAYNQSAGNPNYRRNITLAYTLEADRDRRPPRLRFARSQSAVFHGFFSMPEMRCQTLELLLMDNVRDKLRPIVISMNYSLPLRLPERPRLGLRSLDAYPVLNQAQALENHTEVQFQKECGPDNKCDSNLQMRAAFVSEQGQQLSRLQYSRDVRRLLLSINVTNIPSRERAGEDAHEALLTLEVPPALLLSSVRPAGTCQANETILCELGNPFKRNQRMELLIAFEVIGVTLHTRDLEIQLQLSTSSHQDNLQPVTLSLLVDYTLQASLSMVNHRLQSFFGGTVMGEAAMKTTEDVGSPLKYEFQVGPMGEGLAALGTLILGLEWPYEVANGKWLLYPAEITIHGNGSWPCQPPGDLVNPLNLTLSDPGDKPPSPQRRRRQLDPGGDQSLPPVTLAAAKKAKSETVLTCANGHARCVWLECHIPDAPSITNVTVRARVWNSTFIEDYRDFDRVRVDGWATLFLRTSVPSINMDNRTTWFSVDIDSELVEELPAEIELWLVLVAVGAGLLLLGLIILLLWKCGFFKRARTRALYEAKSQKAEMKSQPSETERLTDDY